One Azoarcus sp. DN11 DNA segment encodes these proteins:
- the bioF gene encoding 8-amino-7-oxononanoate synthase has translation MLLDSLKADLAQLDAQSLRRVRRSLDTPCGPHARVDGRDMLAFCSNDYLGLAAEPELAAALKAGADRWGCGSGASHLVSGHYTVHDELERRLATFVGCERALYLSSGFMANSGVIPALVGRGDAIFADRLNHASLVDGALLSRADLSRYPHADLAPLERALAASTAKRKLIVTDSVFSMDGDVAPLADLLALAERFDAWLMVDDAHGFGVLGPEGRGALREAGLASWRLVYIGTLGKAAGVSGAFIAGHDNVIEWLMQKARTYIFTTGAPPALATALLESLDLIEHGDARRVHLTTLIEHLRTGLQLRRWQLMPSRTPIQPVVIGDNAETLAVARALWDAGLWVPAIRPPTVPQGSARLRVSLTAAHTHQDVERLVAALNGLERSA, from the coding sequence ATGCTGCTCGATTCGCTGAAGGCCGACCTCGCCCAACTCGACGCCCAGTCCCTGCGCCGCGTGCGCCGCAGCCTCGATACCCCCTGCGGCCCGCACGCGCGCGTCGACGGCCGCGACATGCTCGCCTTCTGCAGCAACGACTACCTCGGCCTCGCCGCCGAGCCCGAGCTCGCCGCGGCGCTCAAGGCGGGCGCCGACCGCTGGGGCTGCGGCTCGGGCGCCTCGCACCTGGTCAGCGGCCACTACACCGTGCACGACGAGCTCGAACGCCGGCTCGCTACCTTCGTCGGCTGCGAACGCGCGCTCTACCTGTCGAGCGGCTTCATGGCCAACTCCGGCGTGATCCCCGCCCTCGTCGGCCGCGGCGACGCGATCTTCGCCGACCGCCTCAACCACGCCTCGCTCGTCGACGGCGCCCTGCTCTCGCGCGCCGACCTGAGCCGCTACCCGCACGCCGACCTCGCCCCCCTCGAACGCGCGCTGGCCGCAAGCACTGCGAAGCGCAAGCTGATCGTCACCGACTCCGTGTTCAGCATGGACGGCGACGTCGCGCCGCTCGCGGACCTCCTCGCGCTGGCCGAGCGCTTCGACGCCTGGCTGATGGTCGACGACGCCCACGGCTTCGGCGTGCTCGGCCCTGAAGGTCGCGGCGCGCTGCGCGAAGCCGGCCTCGCCTCGTGGCGCCTCGTCTACATCGGAACGCTGGGCAAGGCCGCCGGCGTCTCCGGCGCCTTCATCGCCGGCCACGACAACGTCATCGAATGGCTGATGCAGAAGGCACGCACCTACATCTTCACGACCGGCGCGCCGCCCGCGCTCGCGACGGCCCTGCTCGAGAGCCTCGATCTGATCGAGCACGGCGACGCGCGCCGGGTGCATCTCACCACCCTGATCGAACACCTCCGCACCGGACTGCAACTGCGGCGCTGGCAACTGATGCCCTCGCGCACCCCGATCCAGCCCGTCGTGATCGGCGACAACGCCGAAACCCTCGCCGTCGCCCGCGCGCTGTGGGACGCCGGCCTGTGGGTTCCGGCGATCCGCCCGCCCACCGTCCCGCAAGGCAGCGCACGCCTGCGCGTCTCGCTCACCGCCGCGCACACGCATCAGGACGTCGAGCGCC
- the bioA gene encoding adenosylmethionine--8-amino-7-oxononanoate transaminase, whose translation MHASSSPDRSLLDRSLKSVWHPCTQMKQHEHLPLVPIVRGEGPWLIDADGRRLLDGISSWWVNLFGHCNPRINAALRDQLERLEHVMLAGFTHEPVVELSERLAALTGHRLGHAFYASDGASATEIALKMSAHYWRNLGRPEKSRFVSLAGSYHGETAGALAVTDVAIFRDAYAPLIRSGSIVATPDARLAEPGESAADVARRAAAALEAHLATHHADTAALIVEPLVQGASGMVMYDPEYLRLARALCDRYEVHLVADEIAVGCGRTGTFFACEQAGIWPDFICLSKGISGGYLPLSLVLTTDTIYAAFYDDATTRGFLHSHSYTGNPLACRAALATLDIFTQDDVLSANRGLAQRLGDAIRARFGDHPAVRHLRQRGMILAFDVASERPDFSRRFFSAGLEHGVLLRPIGNTVYFMPPYVLDDGHVAHLVAGAGAALAAALA comes from the coding sequence ATGCACGCTTCGTCCTCGCCCGACCGCTCCCTGCTCGACCGCTCCCTCAAGTCCGTCTGGCACCCCTGCACGCAGATGAAGCAGCACGAGCATCTGCCGCTGGTGCCGATCGTGCGCGGCGAGGGGCCGTGGTTGATCGACGCGGACGGGCGGCGCCTGCTCGACGGCATCAGTTCTTGGTGGGTGAATCTCTTCGGCCACTGCAACCCACGCATCAACGCCGCGCTGCGCGACCAGCTCGAACGCCTCGAACACGTGATGCTCGCGGGCTTCACGCACGAACCGGTCGTCGAGCTCTCCGAGCGCCTCGCCGCCCTCACCGGCCACCGCCTCGGCCACGCCTTCTACGCCTCCGACGGCGCCTCCGCGACCGAGATCGCGCTGAAGATGAGCGCGCACTACTGGCGCAACCTCGGCCGACCGGAAAAGTCCCGCTTCGTCAGCCTCGCCGGCAGCTACCACGGCGAGACGGCGGGTGCGCTGGCCGTCACCGACGTCGCGATCTTCCGCGATGCCTACGCGCCCCTGATACGGTCCGGCAGCATCGTCGCGACACCCGACGCGCGCCTCGCCGAACCCGGCGAATCGGCCGCCGACGTCGCCCGCCGCGCCGCGGCGGCCCTCGAAGCCCATCTCGCCACACACCACGCCGACACCGCCGCGCTGATCGTCGAGCCGCTCGTGCAGGGCGCCTCCGGCATGGTCATGTACGACCCCGAATACCTGCGCCTCGCGCGCGCGCTGTGCGACCGCTACGAGGTGCATCTCGTCGCCGACGAGATCGCGGTGGGCTGCGGGCGCACCGGCACCTTCTTCGCGTGCGAGCAGGCCGGCATCTGGCCCGACTTCATCTGCCTGTCGAAAGGCATTTCCGGCGGCTACCTGCCGTTGTCGCTGGTGCTCACCACCGACACGATCTACGCCGCCTTCTACGACGACGCGACGACCCGCGGCTTCCTGCACTCGCACTCCTATACCGGCAACCCGCTCGCCTGCCGCGCCGCACTCGCGACGCTCGACATCTTCACGCAGGACGACGTCCTCTCCGCCAACCGCGGCCTCGCGCAGCGCTTGGGCGACGCCATCCGCGCCCGTTTCGGCGACCATCCAGCCGTCCGCCACCTGCGCCAGCGCGGCATGATCCTCGCGTTCGACGTCGCCAGCGAGCGCCCCGACTTCTCGCGCCGCTTCTTCTCGGCCGGCCTCGAACATGGCGTACTCCTGCGCCCGATCGGCAACACGGTGTACTTCATGCCGCCCTACGTGCTCGACGACGGCCACGTCGCCCACCTCGTCGCCGGCGCCGGCGCCGCGCTCGCCGCAGCCCTCGCCTGA
- the serB gene encoding phosphoserine phosphatase SerB: MNLVVQGEDVDSVALKTVAKLTGASAIEQITPQAFRLVGAHENSEIDAVCAAAALDRAWVEPGRRLADFGLFVTDMDSTLINIECIDEIADMQGLKGEVAAITEAAMRGEIDFTESLTRRVSLLAGLPESALADVYEQRLQLNPGAERLMRGLKAAGIHTVLVSGGFTYFTERLKARLGFDETHANQLEVVDGKLTGRVSGPVVDGAAKAAHLRAARERLGLRPDQVIAAGDGANDLPMLTEAGFGVAFRAKPVLRQIADCRLDHVGLDGLLNLFA; the protein is encoded by the coding sequence ATGAATCTCGTCGTGCAGGGCGAGGACGTCGATTCGGTCGCCCTGAAAACCGTCGCCAAGCTCACCGGCGCGAGCGCCATCGAACAGATCACGCCGCAGGCGTTCCGCCTCGTCGGCGCCCATGAAAACAGCGAGATCGACGCGGTCTGCGCCGCGGCGGCGCTCGACCGGGCCTGGGTCGAACCCGGCCGCCGGCTGGCCGATTTCGGCCTCTTCGTCACCGACATGGACTCGACGCTGATCAACATCGAGTGCATCGACGAAATCGCCGACATGCAGGGCCTGAAGGGCGAAGTCGCCGCGATCACCGAAGCCGCGATGCGCGGCGAGATCGACTTCACCGAATCCCTCACGCGCCGCGTGAGCCTGCTCGCCGGCCTGCCCGAATCCGCCCTCGCCGACGTCTACGAGCAGCGCCTGCAACTCAACCCCGGCGCCGAACGGCTGATGCGCGGCCTGAAAGCGGCCGGCATCCATACCGTGCTGGTGTCGGGCGGCTTCACCTACTTCACCGAGCGCCTCAAGGCCCGCCTGGGCTTCGACGAAACCCACGCGAACCAGCTCGAAGTCGTGGATGGCAAGCTCACCGGACGCGTCAGCGGCCCGGTCGTCGACGGTGCCGCCAAGGCCGCCCACCTGCGCGCCGCGCGCGAACGCCTCGGCCTGCGCCCGGATCAGGTCATCGCCGCCGGAGACGGTGCGAACGATCTGCCGATGCTCACCGAAGCCGGCTTCGGCGTCGCGTTCCGCGCCAAGCCAGTGCTGCGCCAGATCGCCGACTGCCGCCTCGACCACGTCGGCCTGGACGGGCTGCTGAACCTTTTCGCGTAG
- a CDS encoding M14-type cytosolic carboxypeptidase → MKISHSFDSGAIEVLSVDDPGNIRLRLRADNAAEFRQWFHFRVQGAAGQSLRMVFENAAEAAYPDGWPGYRCVASYDRRSWFRVADTRYEDGQLIVEHAPEHGSVYYAYFEPYSYERHLDLVGWAEMSPFAQADSLGWTVEGREIDRIVVGRATPGHRPVWVIARQHPGETMAEWFIEGLLERLLDAADPVARRIRERAVLHIVPNMNPDGAIHGNLRTNAAGRNLNREWRAPDEQASPEVFHVRRAMEATGCDLFLDIHGDEALPYVFFSTAEEVPGFTVETAARQARFVAAFAAASPDFQTEEGYKPGRFGEELLTLASKWVAHRFGCVSLTLEMPFKDNANLPDGHAGWSGARSKRMGAAMLNAILAHLEGA, encoded by the coding sequence ATGAAGATCAGTCACAGCTTCGACTCGGGTGCGATCGAGGTGCTGAGCGTCGACGATCCGGGGAACATCCGCCTGCGCCTGCGGGCGGACAATGCCGCGGAGTTTCGCCAGTGGTTCCACTTCCGCGTGCAGGGCGCGGCGGGGCAAAGCCTGCGCATGGTGTTCGAGAACGCCGCGGAAGCGGCTTATCCGGACGGATGGCCGGGCTACCGCTGCGTCGCGTCGTACGACCGGCGCAGCTGGTTTCGCGTTGCCGACACGCGCTACGAGGATGGCCAGCTGATCGTCGAGCACGCGCCCGAGCACGGCAGTGTCTATTACGCGTACTTCGAGCCGTATTCCTACGAGCGCCACCTCGATCTCGTCGGCTGGGCGGAGATGTCGCCCTTCGCGCAGGCGGATAGCCTGGGATGGACGGTCGAAGGGCGGGAGATCGACCGCATCGTCGTCGGGCGGGCGACGCCGGGACACCGGCCGGTGTGGGTCATCGCGCGTCAGCACCCGGGCGAGACGATGGCCGAGTGGTTCATCGAAGGCTTGCTGGAGCGGCTGCTGGATGCCGCAGACCCGGTCGCGCGCCGCATCCGCGAGCGCGCCGTGCTCCACATCGTGCCGAACATGAATCCGGACGGCGCGATCCACGGCAACCTGCGCACGAACGCCGCGGGGCGCAATCTGAACCGCGAATGGCGTGCGCCGGACGAGCAGGCGAGCCCCGAAGTCTTCCATGTCCGCCGGGCGATGGAAGCGACGGGCTGCGATCTCTTCCTCGACATCCACGGCGACGAGGCGCTGCCCTACGTGTTCTTTTCGACCGCGGAAGAGGTGCCCGGCTTTACCGTGGAGACTGCCGCGCGGCAGGCCCGCTTCGTCGCGGCGTTCGCTGCGGCGAGCCCGGATTTCCAGACTGAGGAGGGTTACAAGCCCGGCCGCTTCGGCGAGGAGCTGCTGACGCTGGCGAGCAAGTGGGTGGCGCACCGCTTCGGCTGCGTGTCGCTGACGCTGGAGATGCCGTTCAAGGACAACGCGAACCTGCCCGACGGGCATGCGGGCTGGAGCGGTGCGCGCAGCAAGCGGATGGGTGCGGCGATGCTGAACGCGATCCTCGCGCACCTGGAAGGTGCGTGA
- a CDS encoding 3-deoxy-7-phosphoheptulonate synthase, whose product MPVANTENLNIVALDHMPSPEEIKARVPLTENAAETVLAGRRALNDILDRKDNRLFVVVGPCSIHDPVAGVDYARRLKALADDVSETMVLVMRVYFEKPRTSTGWKGYINDPYMDDSFRIDEGMEKARRFLMAVNEIGLPAGTEALDPIAPQYYGDLISWTAIGARTSESQTHREMSSGLSTPVGFKNATDGDLDVAINAIVSASHPHSFLGINGAGQSAILRTRGNRYGHIVLRGGGGRPNYDTVSISLAEQALAKAKLPQNIVVDCSHANSWKKPELQPLVMKDVIFQIREGNRSVVGLMIESFLESGNQPIPADLSQLKYGCSVTDACIGWDDTADTIRKAHAVLRDALQRRSAAE is encoded by the coding sequence ATGCCTGTCGCCAACACCGAAAACCTCAACATCGTCGCCCTCGATCACATGCCCTCGCCGGAAGAGATCAAGGCGCGCGTCCCGCTGACCGAAAATGCCGCCGAGACGGTCCTGGCCGGCCGTCGGGCCCTCAACGACATCCTCGACCGCAAGGACAACCGCCTGTTCGTGGTCGTCGGCCCGTGCTCGATCCACGACCCTGTTGCCGGTGTCGACTACGCGCGCCGCCTCAAGGCACTCGCCGACGACGTCTCGGAGACCATGGTCCTCGTGATGCGCGTGTATTTCGAAAAACCGCGCACCTCCACGGGCTGGAAGGGTTACATCAACGACCCCTACATGGACGACTCCTTCCGCATCGACGAAGGCATGGAGAAGGCACGCCGCTTCCTCATGGCCGTGAACGAGATCGGCCTGCCCGCGGGTACCGAGGCGCTCGACCCGATCGCTCCGCAGTACTACGGCGACCTCATCTCGTGGACCGCGATCGGCGCCCGCACCTCGGAATCGCAGACGCACCGCGAGATGTCGTCCGGCCTGTCGACCCCGGTCGGGTTCAAGAACGCCACCGACGGCGATCTCGACGTCGCGATCAACGCCATCGTCTCCGCCTCGCATCCGCACAGTTTCCTCGGCATCAACGGCGCGGGACAATCCGCGATCCTGCGCACTCGCGGCAACCGCTACGGCCACATCGTGCTGCGCGGCGGCGGCGGCCGTCCGAACTACGACACCGTGTCGATCTCGCTCGCCGAACAGGCGCTGGCGAAGGCCAAGCTGCCGCAGAACATCGTCGTCGACTGCTCACACGCCAACTCGTGGAAGAAGCCCGAGTTGCAGCCACTGGTCATGAAGGACGTGATCTTCCAGATCCGCGAAGGCAACCGCTCGGTCGTCGGCCTCATGATCGAGAGCTTCCTCGAATCCGGCAACCAGCCGATTCCCGCCGATCTGTCGCAGCTCAAGTACGGCTGTTCGGTCACCGACGCCTGCATCGGCTGGGACGACACCGCCGACACCATCCGCAAGGCGCACGCCGTGCTGCGCGACGCACTGCAACGCCGGAGCGCCGCGGAATGA
- a CDS encoding FAD-dependent oxidoreductase: MPQPIVIAGSGLAGYNLAREFRKLDRDTPLMILSRDAAGFYSKPMLSNALSANKTAESLVMKSADKMAGEVLATIRPRVEIASIDRANRVVALTSGERIAYRDLVLAIGADPIRLPVAGDGAADILSVNDLDDFARFAARLDGAKRVVVLGAGLIGCEFANDMLARGISPVVIDIAAWPLGRLLPEAAATWFRQQLEAAGVTFRMNTSATTVARNGSVYRVTLDDGSVLEADLVLSAVGLRPRTTLAGTAGLVVNRGIRVDRLLATSDAHIRALGDCAEVEGLVLPFVMPIMHQARALAATLAGKPTSIVYPAMPVVVKTPACPTVVCPPAANAEGNWHIVPAANGEAGVEAQFLAPDGTLLGFTLLGAATARKQALTTQAPAALA; encoded by the coding sequence TCGCGCGTGAATTCCGCAAGCTCGACCGCGACACGCCGCTGATGATCCTGAGCCGCGACGCGGCGGGTTTCTACTCCAAGCCGATGCTCTCGAACGCGCTGTCCGCCAACAAGACCGCCGAGAGCCTGGTCATGAAATCGGCCGACAAGATGGCCGGCGAAGTGCTCGCGACGATCCGCCCGCGGGTCGAGATCGCGTCCATCGATCGCGCGAACCGCGTCGTCGCGCTGACCAGCGGCGAGCGCATCGCCTACCGCGATCTCGTCCTCGCGATCGGCGCCGATCCGATCCGCCTTCCCGTCGCCGGCGACGGTGCCGCGGACATCCTGTCGGTGAACGACCTCGACGATTTCGCCCGCTTTGCCGCGCGGCTCGACGGCGCGAAGCGCGTCGTCGTACTCGGCGCCGGCCTCATCGGCTGCGAATTCGCCAACGACATGCTCGCCCGCGGCATCTCGCCGGTCGTGATCGACATCGCGGCCTGGCCGCTCGGCCGCCTGCTCCCCGAAGCGGCCGCGACGTGGTTCCGGCAGCAACTGGAAGCGGCCGGGGTCACTTTCCGCATGAACACCTCTGCGACCACCGTCGCGCGCAACGGAAGCGTCTATCGCGTCACGCTCGACGACGGCAGCGTCCTCGAGGCCGACCTCGTGCTCTCCGCAGTCGGCCTGCGCCCGCGCACCACGCTCGCCGGCACTGCCGGACTGGTGGTGAATCGCGGCATCCGCGTCGACCGCCTGCTCGCCACCTCCGACGCGCACATCCGCGCGCTCGGCGACTGCGCCGAAGTCGAAGGCCTGGTGCTGCCCTTCGTGATGCCGATCATGCACCAGGCCCGCGCGCTGGCGGCGACACTCGCCGGCAAGCCGACGTCGATCGTCTACCCCGCGATGCCCGTCGTCGTGAAGACGCCCGCTTGCCCGACCGTCGTCTGCCCCCCGGCGGCGAACGCCGAGGGCAACTGGCACATCGTCCCCGCCGCGAACGGCGAAGCCGGTGTCGAAGCGCAGTTTCTCGCGCCCGACGGCACCCTGCTCGGCTTCACCCTGCTCGGCGCCGCCACCGCCCGCAAACAGGCGCTCACGACGCAGGCCCCTGCCGCACTCGCGTAG
- the yaaA gene encoding peroxide stress protein YaaA: MIFVISPAKALDYETPPVTDVHTQPDYLGDAAELIAVMREKSPAEVSALMDISDQLATLNVARYESWAPPFSLANAKQAVLAFNGDVYEGLAATTLSPAELEWAQAHLRILSGLYGLLRPLDLMQAYRLEMGTRLANPRGKNLYAFWGDKLTMALNGLLAQQREAGAVPVLVNLASEEYFKSVIPAKLAAPVVTPVFEDWKGGRYKIISFYAKRARGLMCRYAIRNRVEDVEGLKGFDLEGYALAPEASDRDTLVFRRRVE, encoded by the coding sequence ATGATTTTCGTGATCTCCCCGGCCAAGGCGCTCGACTACGAAACGCCGCCGGTGACCGACGTGCATACGCAGCCCGACTACCTCGGCGATGCGGCCGAACTGATCGCGGTGATGCGCGAGAAGTCGCCGGCCGAGGTTTCCGCGCTGATGGATATCTCCGACCAGCTTGCGACGCTCAACGTGGCGCGCTACGAATCCTGGGCGCCGCCGTTCTCGCTCGCCAACGCGAAACAGGCCGTGCTGGCCTTCAACGGCGACGTGTACGAGGGGCTCGCCGCGACGACGTTGTCGCCGGCGGAGCTCGAATGGGCGCAAGCGCACTTGCGCATCCTGTCGGGCCTGTACGGCCTGCTGCGGCCGCTCGACCTGATGCAGGCGTATCGCCTGGAGATGGGGACGCGGCTCGCGAATCCGCGCGGGAAGAATCTGTACGCCTTCTGGGGCGACAAGCTGACCATGGCGCTGAACGGGTTGCTCGCACAGCAGCGCGAGGCCGGTGCCGTACCCGTGCTGGTCAATCTGGCGTCTGAGGAATACTTCAAGTCCGTGATCCCGGCGAAGCTTGCGGCGCCGGTCGTGACGCCGGTGTTCGAGGACTGGAAGGGTGGGCGCTACAAGATCATCAGCTTCTACGCGAAGCGCGCGCGCGGGCTGATGTGCCGCTACGCGATCCGCAACCGGGTCGAGGATGTCGAGGGCCTCAAGGGCTTCGACCTGGAAGGTTACGCGCTCGCGCCCGAGGCGTCAGACCGGGACACGCTGGTGTTCCGCCGTCGCGTCGAGTGA